Proteins encoded by one window of Sphingomonas ginkgonis:
- a CDS encoding peroxiredoxin yields MIKVGDRIPDVKLTLATADGPQPTTSGDYFAGKKVALFAVPGAFTPTCSARHLPSFVEKADEMKAKGVDEIACTSVNDAFVMGAWNQAQGSGDITMLADGNGEFAQALGLTMDGSGFGMGTRSQRYSMLVNDGMVEQLNVEKPGEYSASSGETLLGQL; encoded by the coding sequence ATGATTAAGGTCGGCGACAGGATCCCTGACGTGAAGCTCACCCTCGCCACAGCCGACGGCCCGCAGCCGACGACCAGCGGCGACTATTTCGCGGGCAAGAAGGTGGCGCTGTTCGCGGTCCCGGGGGCGTTCACCCCGACCTGCTCCGCGCGTCACCTGCCGAGCTTCGTCGAGAAGGCCGACGAAATGAAGGCCAAGGGCGTCGACGAGATCGCCTGCACCAGCGTCAACGACGCCTTCGTCATGGGCGCCTGGAACCAGGCCCAGGGCAGCGGCGACATCACCATGCTTGCCGACGGCAACGGCGAGTTCGCCCAGGCGCTTGGGCTCACCATGGACGGGTCGGGCTTCGGCATGGGAACGCGCAGCCAGCGCTACTCCATGCTCGTCAACGACGGCATGGTCGAGCAGCTCAACGTCGAGAAGCCGGGCGAATATTCCGCGTCTAGCGGGGAGACGCTGCTCGGCCAGCTCTGA
- a CDS encoding YqgE/AlgH family protein encodes MDAPRFLSGKLLLAMPGMADLRFDRAVIAVCVHDENGAVGIGIGQKRAGLRFRDLLKQLDLDPGQAPDAAVHHGGPVEPGRGFVLHSDDWGGEDTLHVTGEAGELCAMTGTIDVLRAIAEGRGPSRWIVALGYAGWSPGQLEQEMTGHGWFAVPGKSDLLFDTPTDERWAAAFKAQGVDPRLLSSEAGVA; translated from the coding sequence ATGGACGCGCCCCGCTTCCTTTCCGGCAAGCTGCTCCTCGCCATGCCCGGGATGGCCGACCTGCGCTTCGACCGCGCGGTGATCGCCGTCTGCGTCCATGACGAGAACGGCGCCGTCGGCATCGGCATCGGTCAGAAGCGCGCCGGCCTGCGCTTCCGAGACCTGCTCAAGCAGCTCGATCTCGATCCCGGGCAGGCGCCCGACGCGGCGGTCCATCATGGCGGCCCGGTCGAGCCGGGGCGCGGCTTCGTCCTCCACAGTGACGATTGGGGCGGGGAGGACACGCTGCACGTAACGGGCGAGGCGGGTGAGCTGTGCGCCATGACGGGGACCATCGACGTTCTCCGCGCGATCGCCGAAGGGCGAGGTCCGAGCCGGTGGATCGTGGCGCTCGGCTACGCCGGCTGGAGCCCCGGGCAGCTGGAACAGGAGATGACCGGGCATGGCTGGTTCGCCGTTCCCGGCAAGAGCGATCTGCTGTTCGACACGCCGACCGACGAGCGCTGGGCGGCGGCCTTCAAGGCGCAGGGCGTCGACCCGCGGCTCCTGTCGAGCGAGGCGGGGGTCGCCTGA
- a CDS encoding lysylphosphatidylglycerol synthase transmembrane domain-containing protein: protein MMARRKDSAGAAQQPDRGIGAHWRNWLLAALLVAALAVAILHWGDVKKFAALLATAEPLWLIVAGLLQLATYFGLSAQWWLVLRQGRTPEPHAELFRLTFAKHFADQVVPTAGMSGNVLLVDRLVNLGVPRGNAVAALLLQVIAYYLSYSLGAFAVLVDLWWKHRSSALLDGAVLLFLVVSAGIPALTLWLHRRGQEKLPHWLGRWSKARSFFALVGEAPRELIRDPRLIAWLTLLNLAVFAADAATMQACLRALGVHAPLSAGYVAFMMASIAVILGPIPMGLGSFEAVSIAMLRLFGVPFEAALSATLLFRGFTLWLPLLPGGLLMRRELRPVEA from the coding sequence ATGATGGCGAGAAGGAAGGACAGTGCGGGAGCGGCGCAGCAGCCGGATCGCGGGATCGGCGCGCACTGGCGCAACTGGCTGCTTGCCGCCCTGCTGGTGGCGGCGCTCGCCGTCGCCATCCTACACTGGGGCGACGTCAAGAAGTTCGCGGCGCTGCTGGCCACGGCCGAGCCGCTGTGGCTGATCGTCGCCGGGCTGCTCCAACTGGCGACCTACTTCGGCCTCTCCGCTCAGTGGTGGCTGGTGCTGCGCCAGGGGCGGACTCCCGAACCGCACGCCGAGCTGTTCCGGCTGACCTTCGCCAAGCATTTCGCCGACCAGGTCGTGCCCACGGCCGGCATGAGCGGCAATGTCCTGCTCGTCGACCGGCTGGTGAACCTGGGCGTGCCGCGCGGGAATGCGGTCGCCGCGCTGCTGCTGCAGGTCATCGCTTATTATCTCAGCTATTCGCTGGGCGCCTTCGCGGTGCTTGTGGACCTGTGGTGGAAGCATCGCTCGAGCGCGCTCCTCGACGGTGCGGTGCTGCTGTTCCTGGTCGTCTCGGCTGGCATTCCTGCGCTCACCCTGTGGCTGCATCGCCGCGGGCAGGAGAAGCTCCCCCATTGGCTCGGCCGATGGTCGAAGGCGCGGAGCTTCTTCGCCCTGGTCGGCGAGGCGCCGCGCGAACTGATCCGCGATCCACGGCTGATCGCCTGGCTGACGCTGCTCAACCTCGCGGTGTTCGCGGCGGACGCGGCGACGATGCAGGCCTGCCTGCGGGCGCTTGGCGTCCATGCCCCGCTGAGCGCCGGCTATGTCGCTTTCATGATGGCCTCCATCGCCGTCATCCTCGGCCCGATCCCGATGGGCCTGGGCAGCTTCGAGGCGGTCAGCATCGCCATGCTGCGCCTGTTCGGAGTCCCGTTCGAAGCAGCGCTGTCGGCCACGCTCCTGTTCCGCGGCTTCACCTTGTGGCTGCCGCTGCTGCCCGGCGGGCTGCTGATGCGGCGCGAGCTCCGACCGGTCGAGGCGTAG
- the ahcY gene encoding adenosylhomocysteinase: protein MATQPQTIEHDYVIKDISLADFGRKEIEIAETEMPGLMALRSEYGASQPLKGARITGSLHMTIQTAVLIETLTALGADVRWASCNIFSTQDHAAAAIAATGVPVFAVKGETLEEYWDYVVKIFDWGQDQTCNMILDDGGDATMFALWGARVEAGETLFTPSNEEEEIFVATLNRFLKERPGYLTKTVEAIKGVSEETTTGVHRLYELAKQGKLPFPAINVNDSVTKSKFDNLYGCKESLVDAIRRATDVMLAGKVACVAGFGDVGKGSAASLRNGGARVLVTEVDPICALQAAMEGYEVVTMEEAAGRADIFVTATGNMDVITLDHMRAMKNMAIVCNIGHFDSEIQIAALNNNKWTEIKPQVDEVEFADGKKIIVLAKGRLVNLGCATGHPSFVMSSSFTNQTLAQIELWTKNDDYKNEVYVLPKHLDEKVAALHLDKLGVKLSKLSEKQASYIGVTPEGPFKPDHYRY, encoded by the coding sequence GTGGCGACCCAGCCCCAGACGATCGAGCATGACTATGTGATCAAGGACATCTCCCTGGCAGATTTCGGCCGCAAGGAGATCGAGATCGCCGAGACCGAAATGCCGGGCCTGATGGCGCTCCGTTCCGAATATGGCGCGTCGCAGCCGCTCAAGGGCGCGCGGATCACCGGCTCGCTGCACATGACGATCCAGACCGCGGTGCTGATCGAGACGCTGACCGCGCTCGGCGCCGACGTCCGCTGGGCGTCGTGCAACATCTTCTCGACCCAAGACCATGCCGCCGCCGCGATCGCCGCGACCGGCGTGCCCGTCTTCGCCGTCAAGGGTGAGACGCTCGAGGAATATTGGGACTATGTCGTCAAGATCTTCGACTGGGGGCAGGACCAGACCTGCAACATGATCCTCGACGACGGCGGCGACGCGACGATGTTCGCGCTGTGGGGCGCTCGGGTCGAGGCGGGCGAGACGCTGTTCACGCCGTCGAACGAGGAAGAGGAAATCTTCGTCGCGACGCTCAACCGCTTCCTCAAGGAGCGTCCGGGCTATCTCACCAAGACGGTCGAGGCGATCAAGGGCGTGTCGGAAGAGACCACCACCGGCGTCCACCGCCTCTACGAGCTCGCCAAGCAGGGCAAGCTCCCGTTCCCGGCGATCAACGTCAACGACAGCGTGACCAAGTCGAAGTTCGACAATCTCTACGGCTGCAAGGAGTCGCTGGTCGACGCGATCCGCCGCGCGACCGACGTCATGCTGGCCGGCAAGGTCGCCTGCGTCGCCGGCTTCGGCGATGTCGGCAAGGGCTCGGCCGCCTCGCTTCGCAACGGCGGTGCGCGGGTGCTGGTCACCGAGGTCGACCCGATCTGCGCGCTGCAGGCGGCGATGGAAGGTTATGAGGTGGTGACGATGGAGGAGGCCGCGGGCCGCGCCGACATCTTCGTCACCGCGACCGGCAACATGGACGTCATCACGCTCGACCACATGCGCGCGATGAAGAACATGGCGATTGTCTGCAACATCGGCCATTTCGACAGCGAGATCCAGATCGCGGCGCTCAACAACAACAAGTGGACCGAGATCAAGCCGCAAGTCGACGAGGTCGAGTTCGCTGACGGCAAGAAGATCATCGTCCTTGCCAAGGGCCGGCTGGTAAATCTCGGCTGCGCCACGGGCCACCCGAGCTTCGTCATGTCGTCGAGCTTCACCAACCAGACGCTCGCGCAAATCGAACTGTGGACCAAGAACGACGACTATAAGAACGAGGTCTACGTCCTGCCCAAGCACCTGGACGAGAAGGTCGCGGCGCTTCACCTCGACAAGCTGGGGGTGAAGCTCAGCAAGCTCAGCGAGAAGCAGGCGAGCTACATCGGCGTGACCCCCGAGGGTCCGTTCAAGCCGGACCATTATCGGTATTGA
- a CDS encoding TonB-dependent receptor plug domain-containing protein encodes MRTLVASLASVSITALAATPAFAQSETQQVQAQQANQQADCSTTTTAAAAQKCVETKGTNAQPVNGGSDDSSVVVTGSRIRKPNFDTLEATNVVTSAAIEQRGFQTVADALNEQPSFGVPGSSPVGNAQGGAFGSGQNFVNFLGLGSQRTLVLVNGRRFVSSNTASIFGPTATGLQVDLNSINTKLVERVETIAIGGAPIYGSDAIAGTVNIILKRDYNGFDIDAQNGISQKGDANEYRIRALAGHNFLDGRANITVAAEYNKANGLLSSDRALSRQNNFYASCPTGSTNTQCLYPDLRYPALGASGIPSVSSFAYVVNPAQAAVLGGFFGLPQLQPGVLDANGNVLQFTPNGSLGAIDFGTIAPTPTFTPGGPAPRRSCTASSAASMAATISAGASSPSKRSQTSGGAVPLVIRPRSCSRTS; translated from the coding sequence ATGCGTACCCTTGTTGCATCCCTCGCCTCTGTTTCCATAACAGCTCTCGCCGCCACTCCGGCCTTCGCCCAGAGCGAAACCCAGCAGGTCCAGGCCCAGCAGGCCAATCAGCAGGCGGATTGTTCGACGACGACCACGGCAGCGGCCGCGCAGAAGTGCGTCGAGACCAAGGGCACCAATGCGCAACCGGTGAACGGCGGATCGGACGACAGCTCGGTGGTCGTCACGGGCAGCCGCATCCGCAAGCCCAACTTCGACACGCTCGAGGCAACCAACGTCGTCACCAGTGCGGCCATCGAGCAGCGCGGCTTCCAGACCGTCGCCGACGCATTGAACGAGCAGCCGTCGTTCGGCGTCCCCGGGTCGTCTCCGGTCGGCAACGCCCAAGGCGGCGCGTTCGGGTCGGGCCAGAACTTCGTGAACTTTCTGGGCCTCGGCAGCCAGCGCACGCTGGTGCTGGTCAACGGCCGACGCTTCGTGTCGTCCAACACCGCGTCGATCTTCGGACCGACGGCAACCGGCCTTCAGGTCGATCTCAACTCGATCAACACCAAGCTCGTCGAGCGGGTGGAGACGATCGCGATCGGCGGTGCCCCGATCTACGGGTCGGACGCGATCGCCGGTACGGTCAACATCATCCTGAAGCGCGATTACAACGGCTTCGATATCGACGCGCAGAACGGCATCTCGCAGAAGGGCGACGCGAACGAGTACCGCATCCGTGCGCTGGCCGGGCACAACTTCCTGGACGGCCGGGCCAACATCACCGTGGCCGCCGAGTACAACAAGGCGAACGGGCTGCTCAGCAGCGACCGTGCGCTGAGCCGCCAGAACAACTTCTACGCCAGCTGCCCGACCGGCTCGACCAACACCCAGTGCCTCTACCCCGACCTGCGCTACCCCGCGCTGGGCGCATCGGGCATCCCGAGCGTCAGCAGCTTCGCCTATGTGGTCAACCCGGCGCAGGCAGCGGTGCTGGGCGGCTTCTTCGGACTGCCGCAGCTCCAGCCAGGAGTCCTCGACGCCAACGGCAATGTGCTTCAGTTCACGCCCAACGGCAGCCTCGGCGCGATCGACTTCGGCACGATCGCGCCAACACCGACCTTTACCCCGGGCGGGCCAGCACCACGACGAAGCTGTACCGCCTCGTCGGCGGCATCGATGGCAGCTACAATCTCGGCTGGCGCAAGTTCACCTTCGAAGCGGTCGCAAACCTCGGGCGGAGCCGTACCGTTGGTCATTCGCCCGAGATCGTGTTCCAGAACTTCCTGA
- a CDS encoding TonB-dependent receptor domain-containing protein encodes MFQNFLNAVNATRDASGNIVCAPGYTSANIATISPTCAPLNLFGTGQASQAAINYITAIATPVGINHQRVFTASTAGPLFKLPGGNFSVALGYEHRYESTSFSPGAYYQGEPDGNGGYTSFGQSVTISGVKGSYHTNEFFGEATADIVGPSNNVPLIRSLELHGAARWVNNSIAGKDLTWTAEGRWNLVRDLGVRANFTRAIRAPSITEAFNPSSSYYDFANDPCDQDYINSGPDPATRAKNCAAAGVPAGFVGQASSFLQAVAGNPNLQNEKSRGFSGGVVLTPHFVRGLTLSADYINIRLRSAITQLNGTQVADACYDSSSYPNNQYCPLVTRDPTNHQITFIQSSYFNAASFAYKGIVAALDYRVATPFLGARSTLGLTGSYQYLKSLTQTADQASQPTHLSGSIGYPKHSAVVTASYANGPVNLFTTVNYTGKVRVDPDTTFDYYQYPTRKAVAFVNSGFSVDAARNMTFRFIVDNVLNTKPPYPSPAGGGSVAYFPGLLGRYFRAGVDLHF; translated from the coding sequence GTGTTCCAGAACTTCCTGAATGCGGTAAACGCCACGCGGGACGCGAGCGGCAACATCGTCTGCGCGCCGGGCTACACCAGCGCCAACATCGCGACGATCAGCCCGACCTGCGCACCGCTGAACCTGTTCGGCACCGGGCAAGCGTCGCAGGCGGCGATCAACTACATCACCGCGATCGCGACGCCGGTCGGGATCAACCACCAGCGGGTGTTCACCGCCTCGACCGCGGGGCCGCTGTTCAAGCTGCCGGGCGGCAACTTCAGTGTCGCGCTCGGCTATGAGCATCGTTACGAAAGCACCAGCTTCAGCCCGGGCGCCTATTACCAGGGGGAGCCGGACGGTAACGGCGGCTACACCAGCTTCGGCCAGTCGGTGACGATCAGCGGGGTCAAGGGAAGCTATCACACCAACGAGTTCTTCGGAGAGGCGACGGCGGACATCGTCGGTCCGAGCAACAATGTTCCGCTGATCCGCAGCCTCGAGCTGCACGGCGCCGCTCGGTGGGTGAACAACAGCATTGCCGGCAAGGACCTGACCTGGACGGCGGAAGGCCGCTGGAACCTCGTCCGTGATCTCGGCGTGCGGGCGAACTTCACCCGTGCGATCCGGGCGCCCTCAATCACCGAGGCGTTCAACCCGTCGAGCAGCTACTACGACTTCGCCAACGATCCCTGCGATCAGGATTACATCAACTCGGGTCCGGACCCGGCGACCCGGGCCAAGAACTGCGCGGCGGCGGGCGTTCCGGCCGGCTTTGTCGGCCAGGCGTCAAGCTTCCTGCAGGCGGTCGCGGGCAACCCGAACCTGCAAAACGAGAAGTCGCGTGGCTTCTCCGGTGGTGTGGTGCTGACCCCGCACTTCGTGCGCGGGCTGACCCTGTCGGCGGACTATATCAACATCCGCCTGCGCAGCGCGATCACCCAGCTGAACGGGACGCAGGTGGCGGACGCTTGCTACGATTCCAGCAGCTATCCCAACAACCAGTATTGCCCGCTGGTGACGCGCGACCCGACCAACCACCAGATCACCTTCATCCAGAGCAGCTACTTCAACGCGGCCTCCTTCGCCTACAAGGGGATTGTTGCGGCGCTGGACTATAGGGTTGCCACCCCGTTCCTCGGTGCGCGGAGCACGCTGGGGCTGACGGGCAGCTACCAGTATCTGAAGAGCCTCACCCAGACGGCCGACCAGGCCAGCCAGCCGACCCATTTGTCGGGCTCAATCGGCTATCCCAAGCACTCGGCGGTGGTGACGGCGAGCTATGCCAACGGCCCGGTGAACCTGTTCACCACGGTGAACTACACCGGCAAGGTGCGGGTCGATCCGGACACGACCTTTGACTACTACCAGTACCCGACGCGCAAGGCGGTCGCCTTCGTGAACTCGGGCTTCAGCGTCGATGCGGCGCGGAACATGACCTTCCGCTTCATCGTCGACAATGTGCTGAACACCAAGCCGCCCTATCCGTCGCCGGCGGGCGGCGGCTCGGTCGCCTATTTCCCGGGCCTGCTCGGCCGCTACTTCCGCGCTGGGGTCGACCTCCACTTCTAG